A genomic segment from Sciurus carolinensis chromosome 1, mSciCar1.2, whole genome shotgun sequence encodes:
- the Matn1 gene encoding cartilage matrix protein, with protein sequence MRAASGTSLALCGLLLLLQPPPSLGLTPPSRGHLCRTRPADLVFVVDSSRSVRPVEFEKVKVFLSQVIESLDVGPNATRVGVVNYASAVKQEFPLRAHSSKAALLQAVRRIQPLSTGTMTGLALQFAITKAFSDAEGGRSRSPDISKVVIVVTDGRPQDSVRDVSARARASGIELFAIGVGRVDKATLRQMASEPQDEHVDYVESYSVIEKLSKKFQEAFCLVSDLCATGDHDCEQVCISSPGSYTCACHEGFTLNSDGRTCNVCSGGGGSSATDLVFLIDGSKSVRPENFELVKKFINQIVDTLDVSDRLAQVGLVQYSSSVRQEFPLGRFHTKKDIKAAVRNMSYMEKGTMTGAALKYLIDNSFTVSSGARPGAQKVGIVFTDGRSQDYINDAAKKAKDLGFKMFAVGVGNAVEDELREIASEPVAEHYFYTADFKTINQIGKKLQKKICVEEDPCACEAIVKFQARVEGLLQALTRKLEAVSKRLAVLENRVV encoded by the exons ATGAGGGCCGCCTCTGGCACCAGCCTGGCGCTCTGtggcctgctgctgctgctccagcCCCCGCCAAGCCTCGGCCTCACCCCCCCGTCCAGAG GGCACCTCTGCCGCACGCGGCCCGCGGACCTGGTGTTTGTCGTGGACAGCTCGCGCAGCGTGAGGCCCGTGGAGTTTGAGAAGGTGAAGGTGTTCCTGTCCCAGGTCATCGAGTCGCTGGATGTGGGACCCAACGCCACCCGGGTGGGCGTGGTCAACTACGCCAGCGCCGTCAAGCAGGAGTTCCCGCTGCGGGCGCACAGCTCCAAGGCCGCGCTGCTGCAGGCGGTGCGCCGCATCCAGCCGCTGTCCACCGGCACCATGACCGGCCTGGCCCTCCAGTTCGCCATCACCAAGGCCTTCAGCGACGCCGAGGGCGGGCGCTCCCGGTCCCCCGACATCAGCAAG GTGGTCATCGTGGTGACAGACGGGCGGCCCCAGGACAGCGTGCGCGACGTGTCTGCGCGGGCCCGGGCCAGCGGTATCGAACTGTTCGCCATTGGTGTGGGCCGCGTGGACAAGGCCACATTGCGGCAGATGGCCAGCGAGCCGCAGGACGAGCACGTAGACTACGTGGAGAGTTACAGCGTCATCGAGAAGCTGTCCAAGAAGTTCCAGGAGGCCTTCTGCT TGGTGTCGGACCTGTGTGCCACGGGGGACCACGACTGTGAGCAGGTGTGCATCAGCTCCCCAGGCTCCTACACCTGTGCCTGCCACGAGGGCTTCACCCTCAACAGTGACGGCAGGACCTGCAACG TCTGCAGTGGAGGTGGTGGCAGCTCGGCCACTGACCTGGTCTTCCTCATCGATGGCTCCAAGAGCGTGCGGCCAGAGAACTTCGAGCTGGTGAAGAAGTTCATCAACCAGATTGTGGACACCCTGGATGTGTCCGACAGGCTGGCCCAGGTGGGGCTGGTGCAGTACTCGAGCTCCGTGCGCCAGGAGTTCCCGCTGGGCCGCTTCCACACCAAGAAGGACATCAAAGCGGCCGTGCGGAACATGTCCTACATGGAGAAGGGCACCATGACCGGCGCGGCCCTCAAGTATCTCATCGACAACTCCTTCACTGTGTCCAGCGGGGCGAGGCCCGGTGCCCAGAAGGTGGGCATTGTCTTCACTGACGGCCGGAGCCAGGACTACATTAATGATGCTGCCAAGAAGGCCAAGGACCTTG GCTTTAAGATGTTTGCTGTGGGCGTGGGCAATGCCGTGGAGGACGAGCTGAGGGAGATCGCCTCGGAACCCGTGGCCGAGCACTACTTCTACACAGCCGACTTCAAGACCATCAACCAGATCGGCAAGAAGTTGCAGAAGAAGATCTGTGTGG AGGAGGACCCGTGTGCCTGTGAGGCCATTGTGAAATTCCAGGCCAGAGTGGAGGGGCTGCTGCAGGCCTTGACCAGGAAGC TGGAGGCCGTCAGCAAGCGGCTGGCCGTCCTGGAGAACAGAGTCGTCTAA